The proteins below come from a single Nostoc sp. KVJ3 genomic window:
- a CDS encoding Tudor-knot domain-containing protein: protein MDKSIIQLVDELPTDNITVKVLKALDYVAPGEWSNLTGFDNSIRSITGVTDAKVIQRIRDRSVVLYEDPQKGYQFAIKLYQTIDKADTAMGTAALANKLSEKIGFLSFLGNITPKADVTQSIDLALKIAVEIIAFCKLNGIPQPNPQEFANSLGNNYQDASLIRMVALVCIDGILPLGPDFLSKIHNVISGADTSAITQNPVFSAINNFLPGSNPSDKVGFLSQSFNSVQGWMNDLVSKTGITPQSISSNLGNFIQIADDNLDFVAAFLDQTTNYYEHTGTQTVARGLILEAYTLVKEEIKQEQQKPIQDVSSASAVKSDNNQYEVSKTVEVWDSEEEDWYQGTIEKIKDDQFFIHYLGYGSSYDEWVGEDDIRTRDLRAADDNGYAVGQKVKCWDDEQEAWYSATIQQIQNQQYFVHYAGYDSSYDEWVDSDEIS, encoded by the coding sequence ATGGATAAATCAATTATTCAGTTGGTTGACGAATTACCGACTGACAATATCACTGTCAAAGTTTTAAAGGCTCTTGATTACGTAGCACCAGGTGAGTGGAGCAATTTGACGGGGTTTGATAATAGTATTCGCAGCATTACTGGAGTTACCGATGCTAAGGTAATTCAGAGAATCCGCGATCGCTCTGTCGTTTTATACGAAGATCCTCAAAAAGGCTACCAGTTTGCAATTAAACTTTATCAAACAATTGATAAAGCAGACACAGCTATGGGAACGGCGGCTTTAGCGAATAAGCTTAGTGAGAAAATTGGCTTTCTCTCTTTTTTAGGCAACATTACTCCCAAAGCTGATGTCACTCAATCCATTGACTTAGCGCTGAAAATCGCCGTTGAAATCATCGCCTTTTGCAAACTAAATGGCATTCCTCAACCTAACCCCCAAGAGTTTGCAAATTCCCTTGGTAACAACTATCAAGATGCATCCCTAATACGGATGGTAGCTTTAGTTTGTATAGACGGAATTCTGCCATTAGGCCCTGACTTTCTTAGCAAAATTCATAACGTTATTAGTGGCGCTGATACTAGCGCAATAACTCAAAATCCGGTTTTCTCGGCTATCAATAACTTTCTTCCTGGTAGTAATCCCTCTGATAAAGTTGGTTTTCTCAGTCAGAGTTTTAACTCCGTCCAAGGCTGGATGAATGATTTAGTATCTAAAACAGGCATAACCCCGCAATCAATTTCTAGTAACTTGGGTAATTTTATTCAGATTGCTGATGATAATTTAGATTTTGTTGCTGCATTTCTAGATCAAACTACCAATTACTACGAACATACAGGAACTCAAACTGTCGCTCGTGGCTTGATTTTGGAAGCATACACTTTAGTTAAAGAAGAAATTAAACAAGAGCAACAAAAGCCGATCCAAGATGTTTCGTCTGCTTCTGCTGTCAAGTCAGATAATAATCAGTATGAAGTCAGCAAAACAGTAGAAGTTTGGGATAGTGAAGAGGAAGATTGGTATCAGGGAACAATTGAGAAAATCAAAGATGACCAATTCTTTATTCATTACCTCGGCTATGGTTCATCTTATGACGAGTGGGTAGGCGAAGATGACATTCGGACTCGCGATCTTCGCGCTGCTGATGATAATGGATATGCAGTGGGTCAAAAAGTAAAATGTTGGGATGATGAGCAAGAGGCTTGGTATTCTGCAACGATTCAGCAAATCCAAAATCAGCAATACTTTGTTCACTATGCTGGTTATGACTCATCTTATGATGAGTGGGTTGATAGCGACGAGATTTCTTAA
- a CDS encoding aldo/keto reductase has protein sequence MLSRQLGKNGSTISALGLGCMGMSDVYGPADRKESIATIHAALDAGINLLDTGDFYGMGHNELLLNEALTGRRENVFIAVKFGALRSPDGNFIGFDGRPEAVKTSLAYTLKRLGTDYIDLYQPARLDPKVPIEETIGAISEMVKAGYVRQIGLSEVGADIIRRAHRIHPIASLQIEYSLLSRGIEDDILPTVRELGIAVTAYGVLSRGLLSGYWSKERSEQVQDYRVHLPRFSGENLDRNLLLVEALRLIAEEQNATVAQVAIAWVLSRGKDIIPLIGARRCDRLNEALGALDLHLNKDDIARIEAAVPLNAVAGDRYNPEQMAMLDSEKR, from the coding sequence ATGTTGTCGCGTCAACTGGGAAAAAACGGTTCAACAATATCGGCGCTTGGGCTTGGCTGTATGGGTATGTCTGATGTTTATGGGCCAGCCGATCGCAAGGAAAGTATTGCAACAATTCATGCAGCGCTTGATGCAGGTATTAACTTACTAGATACAGGCGACTTTTACGGCATGGGACACAATGAACTGCTGCTAAACGAAGCCTTAACAGGACGGCGGGAAAATGTCTTCATTGCAGTTAAATTCGGTGCGCTGCGCTCTCCTGATGGCAACTTTATCGGCTTCGATGGTCGCCCTGAAGCCGTAAAGACTTCACTTGCTTATACATTGAAACGACTAGGAACCGATTACATTGACCTTTACCAACCAGCCCGGCTCGATCCGAAAGTGCCTATTGAAGAGACTATTGGGGCGATTAGCGAAATGGTGAAAGCTGGATATGTTCGCCAGATTGGTTTATCTGAAGTGGGTGCAGATATAATTCGCCGCGCTCATAGGATTCATCCAATCGCTTCGCTTCAGATTGAATATTCCCTCCTGAGTCGTGGCATTGAAGATGACATCCTGCCAACGGTGCGGGAATTGGGCATTGCTGTCACCGCTTATGGAGTCCTCTCACGGGGATTGTTGAGCGGTTATTGGTCGAAAGAACGCTCTGAGCAAGTGCAAGACTATCGAGTACATTTACCCCGCTTCTCTGGAGAGAATTTGGATCGCAATTTGTTGCTAGTCGAAGCCCTGCGCCTGATTGCCGAAGAACAGAATGCAACGGTTGCTCAAGTGGCAATTGCTTGGGTGCTGTCGCGGGGGAAAGATATCATACCGCTAATTGGCGCACGGCGTTGCGATCGCTTAAATGAAGCTCTGGGTGCATTGGATTTACACTTAAATAAGGATGATATCGCCCGGATTGAGGCAGCCGTGCCACTAAATGCCGTAGCTGGCGATCGCTATAACCCAGAACAAATGGCAATGCTCGATAGTGAAAAGAGGTAA
- a CDS encoding TetR family transcriptional regulator — MNDSPLTPERILDAAEEVLRRYGLAKATVVDVARFLEVSHGTIYRHFPSKAALRDAVAERWLHRVSTPLAAIAQEPGSARERLHRWFEQLMTLKRQKVLKEPELFATYSAITQEARGVVEAHIAELLRQITAIVESGISTNEFRVTDPQAAAKAVFQATVRFHHPAHASEWNNPDIDRDFAQVWRLILTGLVAV, encoded by the coding sequence ATGAATGATTCACCTTTGACACCGGAGCGGATTCTCGACGCAGCAGAAGAAGTTTTGCGTCGTTACGGTCTGGCAAAGGCAACAGTCGTCGATGTGGCTCGCTTTTTAGAGGTGAGCCACGGCACGATTTATCGGCATTTTCCCAGCAAAGCTGCCCTGCGCGATGCAGTGGCAGAACGGTGGCTGCATCGGGTTTCCACACCCCTAGCAGCGATCGCCCAAGAGCCAGGTTCCGCCAGAGAACGGTTGCACCGATGGTTTGAGCAACTCATGACTCTGAAACGTCAAAAAGTCTTAAAAGAACCAGAGTTATTTGCAACCTATTCAGCGATTACCCAAGAGGCGCGAGGGGTAGTTGAAGCTCACATTGCTGAACTGCTTAGGCAAATCACTGCGATCGTCGAGAGCGGTATTTCCACTAACGAGTTTAGAGTAACCGATCCGCAAGCAGCAGCCAAGGCAGTATTTCAAGCGACAGTTCGATTTCACCATCCAGCACACGCATCCGAATGGAACAATCCAGATATAGATAGGGACTTTGCCCAAGTATGGCGCTTGATACTTACTGGATTAGTGGCGGTTTAG
- a CDS encoding MlaD family protein: MRGLMTSRFASGRTFREGSVGLLLLLGIGVFGLLFLWLNRFTAAGRSYKIIVEFANAGGMQKGAVVRYRGVKVGTISQVLPKANAIDIEIEIAQSDLIIPRNVVVEANQSGLISESIIDITPKTTLPNGIVLAKPLDRSCDTSLIVCNGSRLKGQIGISVDDLIRSSTELASAYNDPKFYRNVNRVLESTTGAASSFTELSQDLQGLTKSLRQQLNTFSATANSVQRATNQLNTSASQTLNKFGTTATQANNLLTNLDNLLTTNRSSLVGALNNITETSNQLRVTVSSLSPSVNRLTKGELLNNLETLSANAAQASANLRDASKTLNDPKNAVLLQQTLDSARVTFENTQKITSDLDELTGDPKFRKNLRQLVNGLSGLVSSTQEMQQQVQVATTLDSVKAAVRKPNNLIPPPTPTKQAMSNEKSLPVYIVNPLPANFESIDTNLEPNPTPSIPNSSQEVLLKQLREYGKQREQLETGK; this comes from the coding sequence ATGCGAGGTCTTATGACAAGCCGCTTCGCTTCTGGGCGAACATTTAGAGAAGGCTCTGTGGGGTTGCTACTTCTGTTAGGAATAGGAGTATTTGGGTTACTCTTTCTGTGGTTAAATAGATTTACTGCTGCTGGCCGTTCATACAAAATTATTGTAGAATTTGCTAACGCTGGCGGAATGCAGAAAGGGGCAGTAGTTCGCTATCGAGGTGTTAAAGTAGGAACTATTTCCCAAGTTCTACCAAAAGCTAATGCCATTGATATAGAGATTGAAATAGCCCAAAGCGATCTAATTATCCCCCGGAATGTAGTGGTGGAAGCTAATCAAAGTGGATTAATTAGCGAAAGTATTATCGACATTACGCCAAAAACAACCTTACCTAATGGAATTGTACTTGCTAAACCCCTAGATAGAAGTTGTGATACCAGCCTGATTGTCTGTAATGGTTCTCGGTTAAAAGGTCAGATTGGTATCAGTGTTGACGATCTAATTCGCAGTTCAACTGAGCTAGCCTCTGCATACAATGACCCCAAATTTTATAGAAATGTCAATAGGGTTTTGGAAAGTACCACAGGCGCAGCATCTAGTTTTACTGAGCTAAGTCAGGATTTACAAGGTTTGACCAAAAGCTTGCGACAACAACTAAATACATTTTCTGCTACAGCTAATTCAGTACAACGAGCGACAAACCAACTTAATACATCGGCGAGTCAAACACTAAATAAATTCGGTACAACTGCAACTCAAGCAAATAATTTACTCACCAATCTGGATAATCTGTTAACAACAAATCGTTCTTCACTAGTTGGCGCTTTAAATAATATCACGGAAACCAGCAACCAACTACGTGTTACAGTCAGTAGCCTATCACCATCTGTCAATCGATTGACTAAAGGAGAATTACTCAACAATTTAGAAACTCTTTCAGCAAATGCAGCCCAAGCTTCAGCTAATTTACGCGATGCTTCTAAAACTTTAAACGATCCTAAGAATGCAGTGCTGCTGCAACAAACTTTAGATTCAGCAAGAGTCACCTTTGAAAATACCCAAAAAATTACATCTGATTTAGATGAATTGACAGGCGATCCTAAATTCCGCAAAAATTTACGGCAATTGGTGAATGGTTTAAGTGGTTTAGTCTCTTCTACACAAGAGATGCAACAACAGGTGCAAGTTGCTACTACTCTAGATTCGGTAAAAGCTGCTGTGAGAAAACCAAACAATCTAATTCCTCCGCCAACACCAACTAAACAGGCGATGTCTAATGAGAAGTCGCTACCCGTCTATATAGTTAATCCCTTACCTGCTAATTTTGAAAGTATTGACACGAACCTTGAACCAAACCCCACTCCGTCTATTCCTAATTCATCTCAAGAAGTTTTGTTGAAACAATTGCGGGAGTATGGTAAGCAACGGGAGCAACTGGAGACAGGAAAATAA
- a CDS encoding ABC transporter ATP-binding protein: protein MTEPLIELKGVSKSFGSHKVLDNVDLSIYRGEALGIIGPSGTGKSTILRVIAGLLAVDEGEIYVQGVRREGLIEDGGQQVGIGMVFQQAALFDSLTVEENVGFLLYQNSKLQRSRIRDLVKEKLEMVGLPEVGNLYPAELSGGMRKRVSFARAIMSNPDNPSESPEVLLYDEPTAGLDPIASTVIEDLIRHLQCLHGVCSTYAVVTHQDSTIHRTTDRLIFLYEGKVQWQGTVGEIYNTENPLIKQFISGSVQGPIKVVG from the coding sequence ATGACTGAACCATTGATTGAACTGAAAGGTGTTTCTAAGTCCTTTGGTAGCCATAAAGTTCTAGATAATGTAGACTTAAGCATTTACCGCGGAGAAGCACTAGGGATTATTGGCCCATCGGGTACTGGTAAATCAACAATCTTACGGGTAATCGCGGGGTTACTTGCTGTTGATGAAGGAGAGATTTATGTACAAGGAGTACGGCGAGAGGGTTTGATTGAGGATGGTGGCCAGCAGGTTGGCATTGGTATGGTGTTTCAGCAGGCGGCGCTATTTGATTCGCTGACGGTGGAGGAGAATGTGGGATTTTTACTTTATCAAAATTCAAAGCTACAGCGATCGCGAATTCGAGATTTGGTAAAAGAAAAATTGGAGATGGTAGGTTTGCCAGAAGTAGGCAACCTTTACCCAGCCGAACTTTCGGGGGGAATGCGAAAACGGGTAAGTTTTGCCCGTGCGATTATGTCTAACCCCGATAATCCCTCAGAAAGCCCAGAAGTTCTACTATACGACGAACCGACAGCCGGACTCGATCCTATTGCCTCAACAGTAATCGAAGATTTAATCCGCCATTTGCAATGTTTACATGGAGTTTGTAGTACCTATGCCGTTGTTACCCACCAAGATAGTACTATCCACCGTACAACTGATAGACTTATATTTCTCTATGAAGGTAAAGTGCAGTGGCAGGGTACAGTTGGTGAAATATACAACACAGAAAATCCGTTGATCAAACAATTTATTAGTGGTAGTGTGCAAGGGCCGATTAAAGTCGTTGGCTAG
- a CDS encoding low specificity L-threonine aldolase, whose amino-acid sequence MSRNLEQFASDNSSGICPEALEYMIRANQGSVPAYGNDEWTQKAADYFRELFEIDCEVFFTFNGTAANSLSLAALCQSYHSVICHETSHIETDECGAPEFASNGSKLLLAQGKNGKLTSEAIEAVVTRRTDIHYPKPKVISITQSTELGTLYSIEELLQIKEVAKKYNLKIHMDGARFANAVAAMNKGPAEITWKSGVDVLCFCGTKNGMALGEAIIFFNKELAEDFDYRCKQAGQLASKMRFISAPWLGLLETGAWLKNARHANQCAEYLENQLLNIEGVELMFPREANAVFVKLPEQVIHSLKANNWQFYTFIGVGGVRFMCSWNTTQSRIDELIDDIKKATYRYPI is encoded by the coding sequence ATGAGTAGAAACTTAGAACAGTTTGCAAGCGATAATTCCTCTGGCATTTGTCCAGAAGCGCTTGAATATATGATTAGGGCCAATCAAGGTAGTGTACCAGCTTATGGAAATGATGAATGGACTCAAAAAGCCGCAGATTATTTTCGGGAACTCTTTGAAATTGATTGCGAAGTATTTTTTACCTTTAATGGGACGGCTGCAAATTCTTTATCTTTAGCTGCTCTTTGTCAGTCATATCACAGCGTCATTTGTCATGAAACATCTCACATAGAAACAGATGAATGTGGCGCACCTGAATTTGCATCTAATGGCTCTAAACTTTTACTAGCTCAAGGTAAAAATGGCAAGTTAACATCAGAAGCTATAGAAGCAGTTGTTACTAGACGCACTGATATTCATTATCCCAAACCTAAAGTTATTAGTATTACACAATCAACTGAATTAGGGACTTTATATTCTATTGAAGAACTTCTACAAATTAAAGAAGTAGCAAAAAAGTATAACTTAAAGATTCACATGGATGGCGCTCGTTTTGCAAATGCAGTTGCCGCTATGAATAAAGGCCCTGCTGAAATTACTTGGAAAAGTGGAGTGGATGTGTTGTGCTTTTGTGGTACAAAGAATGGAATGGCATTAGGTGAAGCCATTATTTTCTTCAACAAAGAGTTAGCAGAAGATTTTGATTATCGATGCAAGCAAGCAGGGCAGCTAGCCTCAAAAATGCGGTTTATTTCTGCTCCTTGGTTGGGTTTATTGGAGACTGGTGCTTGGCTAAAGAATGCCAGACATGCTAATCAATGTGCTGAATACTTAGAAAATCAACTATTAAATATAGAAGGTGTTGAGTTGATGTTTCCTAGAGAAGCCAACGCTGTATTTGTTAAATTACCTGAACAAGTAATTCACAGTTTAAAAGCAAATAACTGGCAGTTTTATACATTTATCGGTGTAGGAGGAGTACGTTTTATGTGTTCTTGGAACACTACTCAATCAAGGATTGATGAATTGATTGATGATATAAAAAAAGCAACCTATAGATATCCTATCTAA
- a CDS encoding thermonuclease family protein — protein sequence MMELLELMLVLATVVGVTDGNTILVKDNTGQTIPVKLACINVPKALASTQKLKQLLPPKTPVVIRSTEQLESGRTVGEVFVDNRSVNLLLVESGNAVVDRESLQNCYESKTQFLIAEANAKNKHLGLWQQSKVQLKFHAK from the coding sequence ATGATGGAATTACTTGAACTAATGTTAGTGCTAGCTACAGTAGTTGGTGTTACCGATGGGAACACCATTTTGGTTAAAGATAATACCGGACAAACAATTCCAGTCAAGCTAGCGTGTATTAATGTACCAAAGGCTTTAGCATCAACACAAAAGTTAAAACAGTTACTACCACCTAAAACTCCTGTCGTGATTAGAAGTACAGAACAACTCGAAAGTGGTCGTACAGTTGGAGAAGTTTTTGTGGATAATCGGTCAGTAAATCTCCTTTTGGTAGAGTCAGGTAATGCTGTCGTTGACCGAGAATCTTTACAAAATTGCTACGAGAGCAAAACTCAATTTTTAATTGCAGAAGCTAATGCTAAAAATAAGCATCTGGGATTGTGGCAGCAATCAAAAGTGCAATTGAAGTTTCATGCGAAGTAA
- a CDS encoding HD domain-containing protein, with product MKKYQLSPKNWSQETYIKALKKAAYAHQGQTIPGSEIPYLMHLSFVSMEVIAALSIETEHNGNLAIQCAILHDTIEDTNTTFEEIKTDFGESVANGVLALTKDKTLAKHLQMVDSLQRIKKQPQEIWMVKLADRISNLQAPPDYWTQDKIIRYREEAIQIYETLQDASPFLASRLAKLIEDYKAFIK from the coding sequence ATGAAAAAATATCAACTCAGCCCAAAAAACTGGTCACAAGAAACTTATATTAAAGCTTTAAAAAAAGCAGCATACGCACATCAAGGTCAAACAATTCCAGGTTCAGAAATACCTTACCTGATGCATTTGAGTTTTGTAAGTATGGAAGTAATTGCAGCCCTAAGTATAGAAACGGAACATAATGGAAATCTTGCTATTCAATGTGCTATTTTACATGACACAATTGAAGATACCAACACAACATTTGAAGAAATAAAAACAGACTTTGGTGAATCAGTAGCTAATGGTGTACTTGCACTAACCAAAGATAAAACTTTAGCTAAACATCTCCAAATGGTAGATAGTTTGCAAAGAATAAAAAAGCAACCTCAAGAAATATGGATGGTAAAATTAGCAGATAGAATCAGTAACCTCCAAGCACCACCAGATTATTGGACTCAAGATAAAATTATTCGATATCGAGAAGAAGCTATTCAGATTTATGAAACTTTGCAGGATGCAAGTCCGTTTCTAGCTTCCCGCTTGGCAAAGTTAATTGAAGATTACAAAGCATTTATTAAGTAA